In Endozoicomonas sp. GU-1, one DNA window encodes the following:
- the hslV gene encoding ATP-dependent protease subunit HslV produces MEQYRGTTILSVRRGGSVVIGGDGQVSLGDAVIKGNAHKVRRLHKGKVIAGFAGGTADAFTLFERFEAQLEKHQGRLTKSAVELAKEWRTERALQRLEAMLIVADATASLIITGNGDVMETEDGILAIGSGGFYAQAAAKALFHNTEMGARDIVEKSLGIAADICVYTNSNQVIEELPAA; encoded by the coding sequence TTGGAACAGTATCGTGGCACAACTATTCTGTCGGTGCGTCGTGGCGGCAGTGTCGTGATCGGTGGTGATGGCCAGGTTTCGCTGGGTGATGCCGTAATCAAGGGCAACGCCCACAAAGTACGCCGACTGCATAAAGGTAAAGTGATTGCCGGGTTTGCCGGTGGTACCGCTGATGCCTTCACTCTGTTTGAGCGTTTTGAAGCCCAGCTGGAAAAACACCAGGGACGACTGACCAAATCAGCGGTTGAGCTGGCCAAAGAGTGGCGAACCGAGCGGGCCCTGCAACGTCTGGAAGCCATGCTGATTGTTGCTGATGCCACGGCCTCTCTGATCATCACTGGTAATGGCGATGTCATGGAGACGGAAGATGGCATCCTGGCCATCGGTTCCGGTGGTTTTTATGCCCAGGCAGCTGCCAAGGCACTGTTTCACAACACAGAAATGGGTGCCCGGGATATCGTTGAAAAGAGTCTGGGTATCGCCGCAGATATCTGTGTCTACACCAACTCAAACCAAGTCATCGAAGAGCTTCCTGCAGCTTGA
- a CDS encoding SPOR domain-containing protein has product MTSRSNNSRRGASKSTNAGKSGVSLPNWAWLLAGLVIGVFAAFLAGLTPSVKDVRSVAGQVQSSSGDEQKKDNQPVFDFYTLLPESEVTVSIAEPELKPEPVSARKTESKPDQKPAASAKKYLLQAGSFRSDKDAERLRAQLLLEGLTPKVEKVSVGTGETWHRVQLGPFTDRASLHNAQEVLASKNIDSLLLQLK; this is encoded by the coding sequence ATGACATCCAGATCAAACAATAGCAGGCGGGGAGCCAGTAAATCGACCAATGCCGGTAAATCAGGTGTGTCTCTGCCCAACTGGGCCTGGCTGCTGGCAGGTCTGGTTATTGGTGTGTTTGCTGCTTTTCTGGCAGGGCTGACGCCCTCTGTCAAAGATGTGCGCAGCGTCGCCGGGCAGGTCCAGTCATCGTCCGGGGATGAACAGAAAAAAGATAATCAGCCGGTGTTTGATTTTTATACCCTGCTGCCCGAGTCGGAAGTGACGGTATCCATTGCGGAGCCGGAACTGAAACCGGAACCGGTCTCTGCCAGAAAAACAGAGAGTAAGCCGGATCAGAAACCGGCAGCCAGCGCTAAAAAATATCTTCTGCAGGCCGGTTCTTTCCGCAGCGACAAGGATGCCGAGCGACTCAGGGCGCAATTGCTGCTGGAAGGTTTGACTCCCAAAGTCGAGAAAGTCAGTGTTGGCACAGGGGAAACCTGGCACCGGGTGCAGCTGGGACCATTTACCGACCGGGCCTCACTGCACAATGCCCAGGAAGTGCTGGCCAGCAAAAACATTGATAGTCTTTTGTTACAGTTGAAATAG
- the argS gene encoding arginine--tRNA ligase, with the protein MNILKLLEDKVIKALIAADAPEETPAMVRPGARANFGDYQCNAVMAAAKKMGMNPRELAQKVIDNLDLDGIASKVDIAGPGFINIHLAPQWLASSLQSAVHDPRAGVAQTDNRQTVVVDYSAPNVAKEMHVGHLRSTIIGDSTARTLEFLGHKVIRQNHLGDWGTQFGMLIAHLEELEKENQEAMSMELSDLETFYREAKKHFDDNPDFATRARSYVVRLQAGDEYCLKLWKKLVDTTLSHNQDTYDRLNVSLTAADVMGESAYNDSLPVIIQLLDEQGLLSEDSGARVVFLDEFKNKDGDPMGVIVEKSGGGFLYTTTDLAAIRHRCHTLNADRVLYYVDARQGQHFDQVFTIARKAGFASGHASLEHHAFGMMLGKDGKPFKTRAGTTIKLADLLDEAEERAAALIASKSGDLSEEQKVNVIRSVAIGSVKYADLSKNRTSDYVFDWDNMLAFEGNTAPYLLYAYTRIMSIFRKAGISESDLTGDILLENDAERELALLLCRFSETIESVAREGLPHQLCAYLYDISGAFMKFYEACPVNREGVSEDLRNSRLQICALTARTLKLGLGLLGIETVEQM; encoded by the coding sequence ATGAATATTCTCAAGCTGCTTGAAGACAAAGTCATCAAAGCGCTTATTGCTGCGGATGCTCCGGAGGAGACCCCGGCCATGGTTCGTCCCGGCGCACGGGCAAACTTTGGTGATTACCAGTGCAACGCCGTAATGGCTGCGGCCAAAAAAATGGGGATGAACCCACGGGAACTGGCACAAAAAGTGATCGACAATCTGGACCTTGATGGCATTGCCAGCAAGGTTGACATTGCCGGACCCGGTTTCATCAACATTCATCTCGCTCCCCAATGGCTGGCCAGCAGTCTTCAGTCTGCCGTCCACGATCCCCGGGCCGGTGTTGCACAGACCGACAACAGGCAAACCGTGGTGGTTGATTACTCAGCGCCGAACGTTGCCAAAGAGATGCACGTTGGCCACCTGCGCTCCACCATTATCGGTGACTCAACCGCCAGAACCCTGGAGTTTCTCGGACACAAGGTAATCCGCCAGAACCACCTGGGGGACTGGGGTACGCAATTTGGCATGCTGATCGCCCACCTGGAAGAACTGGAGAAAGAGAACCAGGAAGCCATGAGCATGGAGCTTTCTGACCTGGAAACGTTCTATCGCGAAGCCAAGAAGCATTTTGATGACAACCCGGACTTCGCCACCCGCGCCAGAAGCTATGTGGTCCGCCTGCAGGCCGGCGACGAGTACTGCCTGAAGCTGTGGAAAAAACTGGTGGATACCACCCTGTCACACAACCAGGATACCTACGACCGCCTGAATGTCTCACTGACCGCTGCTGATGTGATGGGTGAAAGCGCCTATAACGACAGCCTGCCCGTGATTATCCAGCTGCTGGATGAACAGGGACTGTTAAGCGAAGACAGCGGTGCCAGGGTTGTCTTTCTGGATGAGTTCAAAAACAAGGATGGCGACCCAATGGGCGTCATCGTCGAGAAGTCCGGAGGTGGTTTCCTTTACACGACCACCGACCTGGCGGCGATCCGTCACCGCTGCCATACCCTGAACGCCGATCGCGTTCTCTATTACGTAGATGCACGCCAGGGACAGCATTTCGACCAGGTATTCACCATTGCCCGCAAGGCAGGATTTGCGTCTGGCCACGCGTCACTGGAACACCACGCCTTTGGCATGATGCTGGGCAAAGATGGCAAACCGTTCAAGACCCGTGCCGGCACCACCATCAAGCTGGCAGACCTTCTGGACGAGGCGGAAGAACGCGCAGCAGCCCTGATTGCCAGTAAATCCGGCGACCTTTCAGAAGAGCAGAAGGTGAATGTGATCCGCTCTGTGGCCATTGGCTCGGTAAAATATGCGGACCTTTCCAAAAACCGGACCAGCGACTATGTTTTTGACTGGGATAACATGCTGGCCTTTGAGGGCAATACCGCACCTTACCTGCTCTATGCCTACACCCGGATCATGAGCATCTTCCGCAAGGCCGGTATCAGCGAGTCTGACCTCACTGGTGATATCCTGCTTGAGAACGATGCTGAACGGGAGCTGGCCCTGCTGCTGTGCCGCTTCAGCGAAACCATTGAATCCGTTGCCAGAGAAGGCCTGCCACATCAGCTTTGCGCCTATCTGTATGACATCTCCGGTGCCTTTATGAAGTTCTATGAAGCATGCCCGGTGAACAGGGAAGGCGTTTCTGAAGACCTGCGCAACAGCCGCTTGCAGATCTGCGCCCTGACCGCCAGAACCCTGAAGCTGGGTCTTGGCCTGCTGGGCATTGAAACCGTCGAGCAGATGTAA
- the hslU gene encoding HslU--HslV peptidase ATPase subunit — MSDMTPREIVHELDKHIIGQDEAKRAVAIALRNRWRRMQLNEDLRNEISPKNILMIGPTGVGKTEIARRLAKLANAPFIKVEATKFTEVGYVGRDVESIVRDLMDAAIKMLREMEMERVRHRALDAAEERILDALLPPPRSFGEESSQPQDNSTRQVFRKKLREGDLDDKEIEIDVREAAMGVEIMAPPGMEEMTSQLQNMFSNLNTGKSKKRKLKVKDAMRLVQEEEAAKLVNEDELKTKAVDAVEQNGIVFIDEIDKVAKRSGASNADVSREGVQRDLLPLIKGCTVSTKYGMVKTDHILFIASGAFHLAKPSDLIPELQGRLPIRVELKALSSEDFMRILTEPDASLTEQYQALMATESLNIEFAEDAIRRLAEVSWQVNERTENIGARRLHTVMERLLEEVSFGAADLASAQDGAPLKIDAAYVDKHLGELVQDEDLSRYIL, encoded by the coding sequence ATGTCAGATATGACACCCCGTGAAATTGTCCATGAGCTGGACAAACATATTATTGGCCAGGACGAGGCCAAACGCGCTGTAGCCATTGCCCTTCGTAACCGCTGGCGCAGAATGCAGTTGAATGAAGATCTGCGTAACGAGATCAGCCCGAAAAATATTCTGATGATCGGCCCCACCGGCGTTGGTAAAACCGAGATTGCCCGTCGTCTGGCCAAACTGGCCAATGCACCGTTTATCAAGGTGGAAGCCACCAAGTTTACCGAAGTGGGTTATGTGGGCCGCGATGTCGAGTCCATTGTCCGTGACCTGATGGATGCTGCCATCAAAATGCTCCGTGAGATGGAGATGGAGCGCGTTCGTCACCGTGCGCTGGATGCCGCTGAAGAGCGCATTCTGGATGCCCTGCTGCCGCCTCCCCGTTCTTTTGGTGAAGAGTCGTCTCAGCCCCAGGACAACTCAACCCGTCAGGTGTTCCGCAAAAAACTCCGTGAAGGTGACCTGGACGATAAAGAGATTGAGATTGATGTGCGTGAAGCGGCCATGGGTGTTGAAATCATGGCTCCTCCTGGCATGGAAGAGATGACCAGCCAGCTGCAGAACATGTTCTCGAACCTGAATACCGGCAAATCCAAAAAACGGAAGCTGAAAGTCAAGGATGCCATGCGTCTGGTTCAGGAGGAAGAAGCAGCCAAGCTGGTTAATGAAGACGAGCTCAAGACCAAGGCGGTTGATGCTGTTGAGCAGAACGGTATCGTCTTTATTGACGAAATTGACAAAGTGGCCAAGCGCTCCGGGGCTTCCAATGCCGATGTCTCCCGTGAAGGTGTGCAGCGTGACCTGCTGCCATTGATCAAAGGTTGTACCGTTTCTACCAAATACGGCATGGTGAAGACAGATCACATTCTGTTTATTGCCTCCGGTGCGTTCCATCTGGCCAAGCCTTCCGATCTGATTCCGGAGCTGCAGGGACGTCTGCCCATCCGTGTTGAACTGAAAGCGCTCTCCTCTGAAGACTTTATGCGTATTCTGACCGAGCCGGATGCGTCTCTGACGGAACAATACCAGGCGCTGATGGCCACAGAGTCGCTCAATATCGAGTTTGCCGAGGATGCCATTCGCCGCCTGGCGGAGGTTTCCTGGCAGGTGAATGAACGTACGGAGAATATCGGTGCCCGCCGTCTCCATACAGTGATGGAGCGTCTGCTGGAAGAAGTGTCCTTTGGTGCAGCAGATCTGGCCTCTGCCCAGGATGGCGCGCCACTGAAGATTGATGCGGCTTATGTTGATAAACACCTGGGTGAACTGGTTCAGGATGAAGACCTGAGTCGTTATATCCTCTGA
- a CDS encoding ankyrin repeat domain-containing protein: MNIRGEHTTAASSSSPAPAQADDKKSKRKKTAAKRATPLPVEHSSQPATGKKTRKMIVPEKIVEPMMSSALTTSKALSEQQKKLSEQLVEAARAGNKEAVEALLDQGADINMNWKVHACPIAAAAGEGHLELVRYLHEKGARTDKLFASPIMEAAKYGHVDVVSYLHQAGVSEDICINCDTPIDAAIVGGHIDVVKYFIEHGVNVNGSMKSFNIPLYLAASSKHLDIVTLLVENGADLDGCKTGRNTPMWIAAKKGHRDIVSFLVAKGANVNAFSSGYDTPIWVAARAGDHELVKYLLEQGADLNANSTGYGTPILAAALAGDRNLVKYLLELGADVNANSVGSLTPIWAAASAGHYELVNDLRRAGATFEKNSTKHETLISAAAMGGSIKLVQELLQEGGYIRTRGDYIPLINRAKDHHRTQLQEYLKKEYDLLPDPLGPKPGKKEKNADSTPT, from the coding sequence ATGAATATCAGAGGTGAACACACGACTGCTGCCAGCTCTTCATCTCCGGCACCTGCTCAGGCCGATGACAAAAAAAGCAAACGCAAAAAAACGGCAGCAAAACGCGCAACACCACTCCCGGTTGAACATTCCAGCCAGCCCGCAACGGGTAAAAAAACAAGAAAGATGATCGTACCGGAAAAAATTGTCGAGCCCATGATGTCGTCCGCCCTGACCACCTCCAAAGCGTTGAGCGAGCAACAGAAAAAGCTGAGCGAGCAACTGGTTGAGGCAGCCCGAGCTGGCAACAAGGAGGCCGTGGAAGCCTTGCTTGATCAGGGCGCGGATATCAATATGAACTGGAAGGTACATGCATGCCCCATTGCCGCAGCAGCCGGGGAGGGTCATCTTGAGCTGGTGCGCTACCTCCATGAGAAAGGCGCAAGGACCGACAAGCTCTTTGCATCACCGATCATGGAAGCAGCCAAATATGGCCATGTTGACGTTGTAAGCTACCTGCATCAGGCAGGCGTCAGTGAAGATATCTGCATAAACTGCGACACCCCGATCGATGCAGCCATCGTTGGGGGGCACATTGACGTAGTGAAGTACTTTATTGAACACGGTGTAAACGTCAACGGCTCTATGAAAAGCTTTAACATTCCCCTGTACCTGGCAGCCAGTTCGAAACACCTTGATATAGTGACATTACTGGTTGAGAACGGTGCTGACCTTGACGGTTGCAAAACAGGCCGTAACACCCCGATGTGGATTGCAGCCAAAAAAGGCCACCGTGATATTGTGAGTTTTCTGGTTGCAAAGGGTGCTAACGTCAATGCATTCAGTTCAGGATACGATACTCCGATCTGGGTTGCGGCCCGAGCTGGTGACCATGAGCTGGTTAAGTACTTGCTCGAACAGGGTGCGGATCTGAATGCCAACAGTACCGGCTATGGGACCCCGATTCTTGCTGCGGCCCTGGCCGGTGACCGCAATCTGGTCAAGTACTTGCTCGAACTGGGTGCGGATGTGAATGCCAACAGTGTCGGCAGCCTCACCCCGATCTGGGCCGCGGCCTCGGCCGGTCACTACGAGTTGGTCAATGACTTGCGCCGTGCAGGGGCAACCTTTGAAAAAAACAGCACAAAGCATGAAACCCTCATCTCGGCAGCGGCCATGGGCGGAAGCATCAAACTGGTTCAGGAATTGCTCCAGGAGGGCGGTTACATACGAACCCGTGGTGACTACATTCCCCTGATAAATCGGGCGAAGGATCATCACCGGACTCAGCTGCAAGAATACCTGAAAAAAGAATATGATCTTTTGCCCGACCCGCTTGGTCCCAAGCCTGGGAAAAAAGAAAAAAACGCTGATTCGACCCCTACTTAG
- a CDS encoding antitoxin MazE family protein has protein sequence MSTNINQSKTTWKRVESHRETLRQAGLRPLQIRVPDTRGKGFDLECQRQSAVLKSDKLEHDTMDWIEQASDDEGWA, from the coding sequence ATGTCTACCAATATTAACCAGTCCAAAACCACCTGGAAACGTGTAGAAAGTCACAGAGAAACATTGCGCCAGGCTGGTTTGCGCCCTTTACAGATCCGGGTTCCTGATACACGGGGCAAGGGCTTCGATCTGGAGTGTCAGCGACAATCTGCCGTGCTCAAGTCCGATAAACTGGAACACGACACCATGGACTGGATTGAACAAGCCAGCGACGATGAGGGTTGGGCCTGA
- a CDS encoding ankyrin repeat domain-containing protein: MNTAISPAPAVPFVLNDSCPVCLQTFADQQEITVATCQHRYHEQCITPWLNNSKGIAQRSVDVVQQVPGHGSAAESLLDQAAVLDEPLQCCRSGDMEALSGWLDREPMLARQSFNSAFYGGHVTLLHIAAQTGNEACVQMLVNHNSNVNAVSSAGVTPLHFAAGYGHEQCVKTLVNNGANMNIRDRIGRTPLHTAALHGQVTCVERFLEFRAIGNEIDLFGTTPLHLAAMMGHDACVAAILFTGRREKNGERSWVKYEENIDATCNHHHTALHLAVLNGHDKCAQILLDHGANVNAILNKGKTLLHVLTRSGPIDFLQVLLDQGLDVNAKDDNGQTALHIAALGGGVNFMELLLNRNVNLLDARDNDGSTALHLAALAGKARCVELLLNRQANVNCQNNRNLSPLSNAAHQGYPECIKLLLAHGAGFLEASTILGWSPLHSAADNGHVECVELLLGAGHNVNAVNRDGITALHRATQTPQRNSVDILIRHGANIHALTEGHNTPLHNTTLFDSVEYLQTLIRLGADINARTLYGLTPLHIAAREGSVKCMKVLLEHQALIISSQRGGGWTPQHFASKYGHSECLRLLLMDKRTSINPKDKMGHTPLHIAAQFGRIPCMTVLLNHKDSVHINARSNKKLSPLHIAAQLGQLESVELLLAYKADINFKNKRSQTPLHLATISDQRQCVQVLVDNNADITTLDDNNYSPLCHAVRLGYTACMELLLDAMEKTGISLSQLQGGISLLHIAAQCGQIDCAQILVNKGIDVNNRSAAGFTPLHMAIKKDKVESAQFLLHIGANIHATTSTDETVLHVAVKGNAVGSLPVLIDSGADIHARDCHGQTPLELARKKQRKQLILMLEKAEQFLGQNPDHDEGQLSCIDALSSGL; the protein is encoded by the coding sequence ATGAATACTGCTATTTCGCCAGCCCCTGCAGTCCCTTTCGTTTTGAATGATTCCTGCCCCGTGTGCCTGCAGACATTTGCTGATCAACAAGAAATCACCGTTGCCACTTGTCAGCATCGATATCATGAACAGTGCATCACTCCCTGGCTGAACAACTCTAAAGGGATTGCCCAGCGCAGTGTCGATGTTGTGCAGCAGGTACCTGGTCATGGCAGTGCAGCGGAATCACTGCTTGACCAGGCCGCTGTTCTTGATGAACCCCTGCAATGCTGTCGTTCCGGGGATATGGAGGCGTTGTCTGGCTGGCTGGATCGGGAGCCCATGCTGGCCCGCCAGAGCTTTAACTCAGCATTTTACGGCGGCCATGTCACGCTGCTGCACATTGCTGCCCAGACGGGCAATGAGGCGTGTGTACAGATGCTTGTTAACCATAATTCCAATGTCAATGCCGTCTCCTCTGCCGGCGTGACACCCCTGCACTTTGCCGCAGGATATGGCCACGAGCAGTGTGTCAAAACATTGGTCAATAATGGTGCCAATATGAATATCCGGGACAGAATAGGCAGAACCCCCCTGCACACTGCTGCCCTGCATGGTCAAGTGACGTGTGTGGAGCGTTTTCTTGAATTCAGGGCGATTGGCAATGAAATTGACCTGTTTGGCACTACCCCCCTGCATCTCGCAGCCATGATGGGGCATGATGCCTGTGTGGCAGCCATACTCTTCACCGGACGCAGAGAGAAGAACGGTGAGAGGAGTTGGGTGAAGTATGAAGAGAATATAGATGCCACCTGTAATCATCATCATACGGCACTGCATCTTGCCGTTCTTAATGGTCATGACAAGTGTGCTCAAATCCTGCTTGATCATGGTGCCAATGTGAACGCCATTCTGAACAAGGGCAAGACACTCTTGCATGTTCTCACCCGCAGTGGCCCCATCGATTTCTTGCAAGTGCTCCTTGATCAAGGGCTGGATGTCAATGCCAAAGACGACAATGGACAGACAGCCCTGCACATTGCCGCCCTTGGTGGCGGTGTGAATTTTATGGAACTGTTGCTCAATCGCAATGTCAACCTGCTTGACGCCAGGGACAACGACGGCTCTACTGCCCTGCACCTGGCAGCCCTGGCTGGCAAGGCCCGGTGTGTGGAATTACTGCTGAACCGGCAGGCAAACGTCAACTGCCAAAACAACAGGAACCTGTCACCCCTGAGCAACGCTGCTCATCAAGGGTATCCAGAGTGTATAAAACTTTTACTGGCTCATGGTGCCGGGTTTCTTGAAGCCAGCACCATCCTTGGCTGGTCGCCACTGCACAGTGCTGCTGACAATGGGCATGTTGAATGTGTGGAGCTTTTGCTTGGTGCCGGGCATAACGTCAATGCGGTCAACCGTGACGGTATAACCGCTCTGCACCGGGCCACCCAGACTCCCCAGCGGAATTCCGTGGACATCCTGATCAGGCATGGTGCCAATATCCATGCCCTCACAGAGGGCCACAATACCCCCCTCCATAATACGACCCTGTTCGACAGTGTGGAGTATCTGCAGACCTTGATCAGGCTGGGGGCTGATATCAATGCCAGGACTCTTTATGGCTTGACGCCTCTGCATATTGCTGCCCGGGAAGGGAGTGTGAAATGTATGAAAGTCTTGCTTGAGCATCAGGCGCTGATCATAAGCTCGCAACGCGGAGGGGGATGGACGCCCCAGCATTTTGCCAGCAAATATGGTCACAGCGAATGCCTTCGGTTGCTGTTGATGGACAAAAGGACGAGCATTAATCCAAAGGATAAGATGGGCCATACCCCCCTGCATATCGCTGCCCAGTTTGGCAGGATTCCCTGTATGACTGTACTGTTGAATCACAAAGACTCGGTGCATATCAATGCCAGGAGTAATAAAAAATTGAGCCCCTTGCATATAGCCGCACAGTTGGGCCAGTTGGAAAGTGTCGAGCTTCTTTTGGCTTACAAAGCGGATATCAACTTCAAGAATAAACGTAGCCAGACTCCCCTGCACCTGGCCACCATAAGCGATCAGAGGCAGTGTGTGCAGGTTCTGGTCGACAACAATGCCGATATCACTACCCTGGATGATAACAACTACTCACCCCTATGCCACGCTGTCCGCCTTGGTTATACCGCATGCATGGAGCTGTTGCTTGATGCGATGGAAAAGACTGGAATTTCCCTCAGTCAGTTGCAGGGAGGGATATCTCTTTTGCATATCGCTGCCCAGTGTGGCCAGATCGACTGTGCCCAGATCCTGGTTAACAAAGGGATAGATGTTAATAACAGGTCGGCTGCAGGCTTTACGCCCCTGCACATGGCCATAAAGAAAGACAAGGTAGAAAGTGCACAATTCCTGCTCCATATCGGGGCAAATATCCATGCGACCACCAGCACAGACGAGACGGTGCTGCATGTTGCGGTTAAGGGAAATGCCGTTGGGTCTTTGCCCGTCCTGATCGATAGCGGTGCTGATATCCATGCCAGGGATTGCCATGGCCAGACACCCCTGGAGCTGGCCAGGAAGAAACAACGTAAGCAGCTGATCTTGATGCTCGAGAAGGCAGAACAATTCCTGGGCCAAAATCCTGACCATGATGAAGGGCAATTGTCGTGCATTGATGCATTGAGTAGTGGTCTATGA
- a CDS encoding DUF971 domain-containing protein produces the protein MTTPIPSAIKLHKRSKTLEIQFGHDTFQLEAEFLRVLSPSAEVRGHGNPVLQTGKLNVAITGVEMVGQYAIKLVFDDGHNSGIYDWGYLHELCHNKEAMWDEYLQALRDAGASRDPDVSVVRLFQ, from the coding sequence ATGACTACCCCAATTCCTTCCGCCATTAAACTGCATAAACGCTCCAAAACCCTGGAGATTCAGTTTGGTCATGACACGTTCCAGCTGGAAGCGGAGTTTCTCCGGGTATTAAGCCCATCTGCCGAGGTTCGTGGTCATGGCAACCCTGTTTTGCAGACCGGTAAACTGAATGTGGCCATCACCGGCGTGGAAATGGTTGGCCAATACGCCATCAAGTTGGTGTTTGATGATGGGCATAACAGTGGGATTTATGACTGGGGCTACCTCCATGAGCTGTGTCATAACAAAGAAGCGATGTGGGATGAGTACCTGCAGGCTCTGAGGGATGCTGGTGCCAGTCGGGATCCGGATGTTTCGGTGGTTCGTCTTTTTCAGTAA